The Actinomyces sp. oral taxon 414 genome has a segment encoding these proteins:
- a CDS encoding energy-coupling factor transporter transmembrane component T family protein, with product MSDAPAVPPAEERGSGLAAPLALDPLSPFAAIMPIVVAIAIMTTPTPALWALGAALVLLVLADLRRGPLLAAAVLALAVLTGALLALSTPIERVGASPVVADVLGADLQRNQVLAGVRLGGKLGAALSLFLLTGLLAGPQDLLRAMVAHLRVPYRVAYAGVAALGFRERFAIEYRVIQEAHDLRGTRAPLPLLRPLARRWTAVPALMAGAVRHAERVSMSMDARGFGAYRHRTERSTPRWRWRDTLLVLACWALAAAIVVRFGGDGLVLHDV from the coding sequence ATGAGCGATGCACCCGCCGTCCCGCCCGCCGAGGAGCGCGGCTCAGGCCTGGCCGCCCCGCTGGCCCTCGATCCGCTGTCCCCCTTCGCGGCGATCATGCCGATCGTCGTCGCCATCGCCATTATGACCACCCCGACCCCGGCGCTGTGGGCACTCGGGGCGGCCCTCGTCCTCCTCGTCCTGGCGGATCTGCGGCGCGGTCCGCTTCTGGCCGCCGCCGTCCTGGCCCTCGCCGTGCTCACCGGCGCGCTCCTGGCCCTGTCCACCCCCATTGAGCGGGTGGGGGCCTCCCCCGTCGTCGCCGACGTGCTCGGCGCGGACCTCCAGCGCAACCAGGTGCTCGCCGGGGTGCGCCTGGGGGGCAAGCTCGGGGCGGCCCTGTCCCTGTTCCTGCTCACCGGTCTGCTCGCCGGGCCGCAGGACCTGCTGCGGGCGATGGTGGCCCACCTGCGCGTGCCCTACCGCGTCGCCTACGCGGGCGTGGCCGCCCTCGGCTTCCGCGAGCGCTTCGCCATCGAGTACCGCGTCATCCAGGAGGCGCACGACCTGCGCGGCACGCGGGCCCCGCTGCCCCTCCTGCGCCCCCTGGCGCGGCGGTGGACAGCGGTGCCCGCGCTCATGGCCGGGGCGGTGCGCCACGCCGAACGGGTGTCCATGTCGATGGATGCGCGCGGTTTCGGCGCTTACCGCCACCGGACCGAGCGCTCGACGCCGCGCTGGCGGTGGCGCGACACTCTTCTTGTCCTGGCCTGTTGGGCGCTGGCCGCCGCCATTGTCGTGCGCTTCGGAGGCGACGGCCTCGTCCTCCACGACGTCTGA
- a CDS encoding ABC transporter ATP-binding protein, giving the protein MTGAAISQASASGAPTTADAPGTGGAEPSGAPDPIGLKGLLAPVLPAIGLAFACGAVGAALGLLPAIGVTALAQRALAGTLTAAAAWGWVATIAVGLMGGHMIYLWGTGYAHRVELRFRTDLRRRIAVQLARLPLGWHTEESSGRVRSTITEDTAKVHTLIAHFGSDLGLAIGAPVGGLIYLLTRSWPFALVLLAWLVVTVSITGALSARTMEQMTEAFTESEKQLAGAAVEMVDGIAAVKAFGLGERLFGRFSTALERYTRTSYEWMRGPGRPMAVLSALMSPAFMLVPIMATGWVMAGRGMIEPVGVLPFLLVGVGLPSGVMNLASLSNNLIEAQDAARRIGELLAEPVLPEPPVPVPVGRDADGGVGVVFDHVSFRYRAGDPLVLDDVHLELRPGTVTAVVGPSGGGKSTLVRLAARFWDVESGGVRLGGTDVRDASSQDLLSCTAIVLQEGGILADTAEENIRLARPGATREEVEAAARAARIHERILALPRGYDTVLGAAGARLSGGERQRIAIARAFLADAPVLLLDEATAHADPHSEREIQEALAALAADRTVLVIAHRLATVVDADSIVVLDGGRVVQTGTHRELLAASGLYRTLWEAQQ; this is encoded by the coding sequence ATGACTGGAGCAGCGATATCGCAAGCATCCGCATCCGGTGCGCCGACCACGGCCGACGCACCGGGCACGGGCGGCGCGGAGCCGTCCGGCGCGCCAGACCCGATCGGCCTCAAGGGGCTGCTGGCCCCGGTCCTGCCGGCGATCGGCCTGGCCTTCGCCTGCGGCGCGGTCGGCGCGGCCCTGGGCCTCCTGCCGGCGATCGGCGTGACCGCGCTGGCGCAGCGGGCCCTGGCCGGCACGCTCACCGCCGCCGCGGCGTGGGGCTGGGTGGCCACCATCGCCGTCGGCCTCATGGGCGGGCACATGATCTACCTGTGGGGCACCGGCTACGCCCACCGGGTCGAACTGCGCTTCCGCACGGACCTGCGCCGCCGCATCGCCGTGCAGCTGGCGCGCCTGCCGCTGGGATGGCACACGGAGGAGTCCTCCGGGCGGGTGCGCTCGACCATCACCGAGGACACCGCCAAGGTCCACACCCTCATCGCGCACTTCGGCTCCGACCTGGGTCTGGCGATCGGGGCGCCCGTGGGCGGCCTGATCTACCTGCTGACCCGCTCCTGGCCGTTCGCCCTGGTGCTGCTGGCGTGGCTGGTCGTGACCGTCTCCATCACCGGGGCGCTGTCCGCCCGCACCATGGAGCAGATGACCGAGGCCTTCACCGAGTCGGAGAAGCAGCTGGCCGGCGCCGCCGTGGAGATGGTGGACGGCATCGCCGCCGTCAAGGCCTTCGGCCTGGGAGAGCGGCTCTTCGGCCGCTTCTCGACGGCGCTGGAGCGCTACACGCGGACCTCCTACGAGTGGATGCGAGGTCCCGGGCGCCCCATGGCGGTGCTCAGCGCCCTCATGAGCCCCGCCTTCATGCTCGTGCCCATTATGGCGACCGGCTGGGTCATGGCGGGGCGCGGCATGATCGAGCCCGTCGGGGTGCTGCCCTTCCTGCTGGTCGGGGTCGGCCTGCCGTCGGGCGTGATGAACCTGGCCTCCCTGAGCAATAACCTCATCGAGGCGCAGGACGCCGCCCGGCGCATCGGGGAGCTGCTGGCCGAGCCGGTCCTGCCCGAGCCGCCCGTCCCCGTCCCGGTGGGGCGCGACGCCGACGGCGGCGTGGGCGTCGTCTTCGATCACGTCTCCTTCCGCTACCGGGCGGGTGATCCGCTCGTCCTCGACGACGTGCACCTGGAACTGCGGCCCGGGACGGTCACCGCCGTCGTCGGCCCCTCGGGCGGCGGCAAGTCCACCCTCGTGCGCCTGGCCGCCCGCTTCTGGGACGTGGAGTCCGGCGGCGTGCGCCTGGGCGGGACGGACGTGCGCGACGCCTCCAGCCAGGACCTGCTCTCCTGCACGGCCATCGTCTTGCAGGAGGGCGGGATCCTCGCCGACACCGCCGAGGAGAACATCCGCCTGGCCCGCCCCGGCGCCACCCGCGAGGAGGTGGAGGCCGCCGCCCGGGCCGCCCGCATCCACGAGCGGATCCTGGCCCTGCCCCGCGGCTACGACACCGTCCTGGGCGCCGCCGGCGCCCGCCTGTCCGGCGGGGAGCGCCAGCGCATCGCCATCGCCCGCGCCTTCCTCGCCGACGCCCCGGTCCTCCTGCTCGACGAGGCCACCGCCCACGCCGACCCGCACTCCGAGCGCGAGATCCAGGAGGCGCTGGCCGCCCTCGCCGCGGACCGCACCGTCCTGGTCATCGCCCACCGCCTGGCCACCGTTGTCGACGCCGATTCCATCGTCGTGCTCGACGGCGGGCGCGTCGTCCAGACCGGCACGCACCGCGAGCTGCTCGCCGCCAGCGGGCTGTACCGCACCCTGTGGGAGGCGCAGCAGTGA
- a CDS encoding ABC transporter ATP-binding protein translates to MITRLNRYLGGDSHLRGLMAAHGLAGVLQGVALGLLVPFLRAFLSGERGAAGAWLVWIVVAACASSFIGATATVRSYRVGADDVCGGLIRAVGEKVQRLPLGWFDSAATGRVAAATSTSIHALSHLPSLVLPQIASMTGSAAAIAVVALWQEPRMGLAMIITLPGCAWALRRLRHAVVGEHRRHEESTRRLASRVLEFSRLQPVLRATGACRDGWGPLESDLEEDRRAAGRAMGAKGPAGIAFHTLVEAGMVLAVAVGASLLLGARVDPAVFVALSLMAVRFADPVGMLAFYVDPVHEAGVALESIGSILDAPVMSEPAPGEESVPEAPYNVVLDRVSFGYTPGREVIHDASLSFPAGGVTALVGPSGSGKSTIARLVARFWDVDAGSVSVGGVDVRSTRIDALMERVAMVFQDVYLFDTTIEENVRIGRPGASAQEIREAAGRAGLAEVVERLPRGWDTRVGEGGSALSGGERQRVAIARAFLKDAPVLLLDEATSALDGANEAAVTRAMEELSAGRTVVVIAHRLSTIRRADRIVVLVDGAVEATGSHAELYAAGGTYRRFWDDQEAIARWRLVGPPAKNEEAPEASGQA, encoded by the coding sequence GTGATCACCCGACTCAACCGCTACCTGGGTGGAGACTCGCACCTGAGGGGGCTCATGGCGGCCCACGGGCTCGCCGGGGTCCTGCAGGGCGTCGCCCTGGGTCTGCTCGTCCCTTTCCTGAGGGCCTTCCTGTCCGGCGAGCGGGGGGCCGCCGGCGCCTGGCTGGTGTGGATCGTCGTCGCCGCCTGCGCCTCCTCGTTCATTGGCGCCACCGCCACGGTGCGCTCCTACCGGGTCGGGGCCGACGACGTGTGCGGCGGACTCATCCGCGCTGTCGGGGAGAAGGTCCAGCGGCTGCCGCTGGGCTGGTTCGACTCGGCCGCCACCGGCCGGGTGGCCGCGGCCACGTCCACCAGCATCCACGCCCTGTCCCACCTGCCCTCGCTGGTGCTGCCGCAGATCGCCTCCATGACCGGGTCGGCGGCGGCGATCGCCGTCGTGGCCCTGTGGCAGGAGCCGCGCATGGGGCTGGCCATGATCATCACCCTGCCCGGGTGCGCGTGGGCGCTGCGACGGCTGCGGCACGCGGTCGTTGGGGAGCACCGCCGCCACGAGGAGTCCACGCGGCGCCTGGCCTCGCGGGTGCTGGAGTTCTCCCGCCTCCAGCCCGTCCTGCGGGCGACCGGCGCCTGCCGCGACGGCTGGGGGCCACTGGAGTCCGACCTGGAGGAGGACCGCCGGGCGGCGGGCCGGGCCATGGGCGCCAAGGGCCCGGCGGGCATCGCCTTCCACACCCTCGTGGAGGCGGGCATGGTGCTGGCCGTGGCCGTGGGGGCGTCGCTGCTGCTGGGTGCCCGCGTCGATCCGGCGGTCTTCGTGGCCCTGTCCCTCATGGCGGTGCGCTTCGCGGACCCGGTGGGCATGCTCGCCTTCTACGTGGACCCCGTGCACGAGGCGGGCGTGGCCCTGGAGTCCATCGGCTCCATCCTGGACGCGCCGGTCATGAGCGAGCCCGCCCCCGGGGAGGAGTCGGTGCCGGAGGCTCCCTACAACGTCGTCCTCGACCGCGTGTCTTTCGGCTACACGCCCGGGCGGGAGGTCATCCACGACGCGTCCCTGTCCTTCCCCGCCGGCGGCGTGACGGCGCTCGTGGGGCCGTCGGGCTCGGGCAAGTCGACGATCGCGCGGCTCGTGGCCCGCTTCTGGGACGTGGACGCCGGGAGCGTGAGCGTGGGCGGGGTCGATGTGCGCTCGACGCGGATCGATGCGCTCATGGAGCGGGTCGCCATGGTCTTCCAGGACGTCTACCTGTTCGATACGACGATCGAGGAGAACGTGCGCATCGGGCGGCCGGGGGCGAGCGCGCAGGAGATCCGCGAGGCGGCGGGGCGGGCGGGGCTCGCCGAGGTGGTCGAGCGCCTGCCCCGCGGCTGGGACACGCGGGTGGGCGAGGGCGGCTCGGCCCTGTCGGGCGGGGAGCGCCAGCGCGTGGCCATCGCCCGCGCCTTCCTCAAGGACGCGCCCGTGCTGCTGCTCGACGAGGCGACCAGCGCGCTCGACGGCGCGAACGAGGCCGCGGTGACGCGGGCCATGGAGGAGCTGAGCGCGGGGCGCACCGTCGTGGTCATCGCGCACCGGCTGTCCACGATCCGTCGGGCCGACCGCATCGTCGTGCTCGTGGACGGGGCCGTCGAGGCGACCGGCTCGCACGCCGAGCTCTATGCGGCGGGCGGCACCTACCGGCGCTTCTGGGACGACCAGGAGGCCATCGCCCGGTGGAGGCTCGTGGGTCCTCCGGCGAAGAACGAGGAAGCGCCGGAGGCGAGCGGGCAAGCGTGA
- a CDS encoding type II toxin-antitoxin system Phd/YefM family antitoxin produces MNAQPIVPPPVPTTPHDPEPAPAEGPDGTVSLRELNQRSGRVVGAVIESGRPVVITDRGRPVAQIVPIRADETPYERLLREGRIRRATRPSGWEEWRRPRRRAPEGVDLMAALMEEREEER; encoded by the coding sequence ATGAATGCGCAGCCCATTGTCCCGCCGCCCGTTCCGACGACACCGCACGACCCCGAGCCCGCCCCCGCCGAGGGCCCTGACGGAACCGTGAGCCTGCGGGAGCTCAACCAGCGCTCGGGACGGGTGGTCGGCGCTGTCATCGAGTCCGGCCGGCCCGTCGTGATCACTGACCGAGGTCGCCCGGTGGCGCAGATCGTGCCGATCCGCGCCGACGAGACGCCCTACGAGCGTCTTCTGCGCGAGGGCAGGATTCGCAGGGCGACGCGGCCCTCGGGGTGGGAGGAGTGGCGGCGACCGCGTCGTCGGGCCCCCGAAGGCGTTGACCTCATGGCCGCCCTCATGGAGGAGCGCGAGGAGGAGCGATGA
- a CDS encoding type II toxin-antitoxin system VapC family toxin: protein MIYVDSSVPLLALMEQIDGSEAAAALDEHRGEALRKVSSALLDVEVSRALRREGLDPALADALLDSIDLVVIDDEVVQRAKALTGELTSLDAIHLATALMLDHPRDPVVLLTHDARLAEAARAHGLEVIDPAA from the coding sequence ATGATCTACGTCGACAGCTCGGTCCCGCTGCTCGCGCTCATGGAGCAGATCGACGGGAGCGAGGCGGCGGCGGCCCTGGACGAGCACCGGGGCGAGGCGCTGCGGAAGGTTTCCTCCGCGCTTCTGGATGTCGAGGTGTCGCGCGCGCTGCGGCGCGAGGGCCTGGATCCGGCACTGGCGGACGCCCTGCTGGACTCGATCGACCTCGTAGTGATCGACGACGAGGTGGTTCAGCGGGCGAAGGCGCTCACGGGAGAACTCACGTCCCTCGATGCGATCCATCTGGCGACAGCGCTCATGCTGGATCATCCGCGCGACCCGGTCGTACTCCTCACCCACGACGCGCGCCTGGCCGAAGCCGCCCGCGCCCATGGTCTGGAGGTCATCGACCCCGCCGCCTGA
- a CDS encoding tetratricopeptide repeat protein, which yields MPEDDSAAPWLRRHLPQRGILWVELWDNAARIAVLHVLNEVRIRFARSGGGCLVLCGPFHLLEEAAREAADLWSIRSFAHAVRGVVPTRIEAVPERTGVSPSPDDGDRSIWRVTLPDEMRDERAAAVLRDVDRARALLPSDPVRARRFLDGSKNADSELARVLFGLVRAEVGGLLNNDVVAVEANLSSALKHLAGFPSDFQVQVADAVLSIGERFGAYDAAAAAAKESLGVRRGLVDVLGTPESRRDLSVSLDNVGRVARARGEWGGAAESYEESLQIFRGLVDVLGTPESRRDLSVSLDNVGRVAEIRGDWGGAAESYEESLQISRGLVDVLGTPESRRDLSVSLNNVGRVAQARGDWDAAGRAYGESLGVRRGLVDVLGTPESRRDLSVSLDNVGRVAEIRGDWGGAAESYEESLQISRGLVDVLGTPESRRDLSVSLDNVGRVAEIRGDWGGAAESYEESLQISRGLVDVLGTPESRRDLSVSLNNVGRVAQARGDWDAAGRAYGESLGVRRGLVDVLGTPESRRDLSVSLNNVGRVAQARGDWDAAGRAYGESLGVRRGLVDVLGTPESRRDLSVSLDNVGRVAQARGDWGGAAESYEESLQISRGLVDVLGTPESRRDLSVSLDNVGRVAQARGDWDAAEQAYEESLEITLELMDSLGTSESLHDLVISLDNLAGVVERRGDARRAGTLRAARDHLAKILNSRQAED from the coding sequence GTGCCCGAGGACGACTCGGCGGCGCCTTGGCTGCGGCGGCACCTGCCGCAGCGCGGTATCCTGTGGGTAGAGCTCTGGGATAATGCCGCTCGAATCGCAGTGCTCCACGTGCTCAATGAGGTTCGTATCCGCTTCGCCCGATCGGGAGGAGGATGCCTTGTCCTGTGCGGCCCGTTTCACCTTTTGGAGGAGGCCGCCCGTGAGGCTGCGGATCTGTGGTCCATCCGGTCCTTCGCTCATGCGGTGAGAGGTGTTGTGCCCACTCGCATCGAGGCGGTTCCCGAGCGCACGGGGGTGTCACCATCGCCGGACGATGGCGACCGCTCTATCTGGCGGGTGACGCTTCCCGATGAGATGCGCGATGAGCGGGCCGCCGCCGTGCTGCGGGACGTCGACCGGGCCCGGGCGCTGCTGCCCTCCGATCCGGTGCGCGCCCGACGGTTCCTCGATGGGTCGAAGAATGCGGATTCGGAGTTGGCGCGAGTTCTCTTCGGCCTCGTCCGGGCTGAAGTAGGCGGACTCCTCAATAATGATGTCGTGGCCGTTGAGGCAAACCTATCCTCGGCTCTGAAGCATCTGGCGGGCTTTCCTTCTGATTTCCAGGTTCAGGTGGCGGATGCGGTACTGAGTATTGGTGAGCGTTTCGGGGCCTATGACGCCGCTGCCGCAGCGGCTAAGGAGTCCTTGGGGGTTCGTCGGGGTCTTGTGGATGTGTTGGGTACGCCTGAGTCTCGGCGGGATTTGTCGGTGTCGCTGGATAATGTGGGTCGGGTGGCTCGGGCTCGTGGTGAGTGGGGTGGGGCGGCAGAATCGTATGAGGAGTCGCTTCAGATATTTCGGGGTCTTGTGGATGTGTTGGGTACGCCTGAGTCTCGGCGGGATTTGTCGGTGTCGCTGGATAATGTGGGTCGGGTGGCAGAGATTCGTGGCGACTGGGGTGGGGCGGCAGAATCGTATGAGGAGTCGCTTCAGATCTCTCGGGGTCTTGTGGATGTGTTGGGTACGCCTGAGTCTCGGCGGGATTTGTCGGTGTCGCTGAATAATGTGGGTCGGGTGGCTCAGGCTCGTGGCGACTGGGATGCGGCGGGGCGGGCCTATGGGGAGTCCTTGGGGGTTCGTCGGGGTCTTGTGGATGTGTTGGGTACGCCTGAGTCTCGGCGGGATTTGTCGGTGTCGCTGGATAATGTGGGTCGGGTGGCGGAGATTCGTGGCGACTGGGGTGGGGCGGCAGAATCGTATGAGGAGTCGCTTCAGATCTCTCGGGGTCTTGTGGATGTGTTGGGTACGCCTGAGTCTCGGCGGGATTTGTCGGTGTCGCTGGATAATGTGGGTCGGGTGGCGGAGATTCGTGGCGACTGGGGTGGGGCGGCAGAATCGTATGAGGAGTCGCTTCAGATCTCTCGGGGTCTTGTGGATGTGTTGGGTACGCCTGAGTCTCGGCGGGATTTGTCGGTGTCGCTGAATAATGTGGGTCGGGTGGCTCAGGCTCGTGGCGACTGGGATGCGGCGGGGCGGGCCTATGGGGAGTCCTTGGGGGTTCGTCGGGGTCTTGTGGATGTGTTGGGTACGCCTGAGTCTCGGCGGGATTTGTCGGTGTCGCTGAATAATGTGGGTCGGGTGGCTCAGGCTCGTGGCGACTGGGATGCGGCGGGGCGGGCCTATGGGGAGTCCTTGGGGGTTCGTCGGGGTCTTGTGGATGTGTTGGGTACGCCTGAGTCTCGGCGGGATTTGTCGGTGTCGCTGGATAATGTGGGTCGGGTGGCTCAGGCTCGTGGCGACTGGGGTGGGGCGGCAGAATCGTATGAGGAGTCGCTTCAGATCTCTCGGGGTCTTGTGGATGTGTTGGGTACGCCTGAGTCTCGGCGGGATTTGTCGGTGTCGCTGGATAATGTGGGTCGGGTGGCTCAGGCTCGTGGCGACTGGGATGCGGCGGAGCAGGCCTATGAGGAGTCGCTCGAGATTACTCTCGAACTTATGGATTCACTTGGGACGTCTGAGTCCCTCCATGATCTCGTCATTTCGCTAGACAATCTCGCCGGCGTCGTCGAGCGGCGGGGAGATGCGCGGCGCGCCGGGACCCTGCGCGCCGCGCGCGACCATCTCGCCAAGATCCTCAACAGCAGGCAGGCCGAGGACTGA
- the lysA gene encoding diaminopimelate decarboxylase — MTAANVPAGEAPLGDLVAPEPEERPDLWPFTARRGVNGALSIGGRTLIEILSQAPTPVFVLDEADLRGRAAAWTAAMAEEFSPDYGMNGGEAFYAGKAFLTTRVARTVLEQGMGIDSASRGELAVALAALGDADGGRSPARTARLGLHGNGKTRAEIAVALHHRLGHLVLDSVEEIALAADVVRDLREVGVYGPEECGSVMLRLTTGVHAGGHEHISTGHEDQKFGISVATGAAYEACLAVEAAPELTLRGLHSHIGSQILDLAGFREAAGVVMRLRHEVAAATGRLCPEIDLGGGYGIAYTGADPVAPSAADVARVLAQTVRFACAELGDDAPRVSIEPGRAIIGPTTVTLYTVTGLKTVELGEGVARLYVSVDGGMSDNIRPALYGAAYTALLANRRPDADVGLVRARVVGKHCESGDIVVHDVDLPADLCVGDVLAVPATGAYGRSMASNYNLFPRPGVAWVDGARQGWVLRPESVEDLLRLEGQ; from the coding sequence ATGACCGCTGCGAACGTGCCCGCGGGGGAGGCGCCGCTGGGCGATCTGGTGGCGCCCGAGCCGGAGGAGCGCCCCGACCTGTGGCCCTTCACCGCCCGCCGCGGCGTCAACGGCGCCCTGAGCATCGGCGGCCGGACCCTCATCGAGATCCTCTCCCAGGCGCCCACGCCCGTCTTCGTCCTGGACGAGGCCGACCTGCGCGGGCGCGCCGCCGCTTGGACGGCCGCCATGGCCGAGGAGTTCAGTCCCGACTACGGGATGAACGGCGGTGAGGCCTTCTACGCCGGCAAGGCCTTCCTCACCACGCGCGTCGCCCGCACTGTTCTGGAGCAGGGCATGGGCATCGACAGCGCCAGCCGGGGCGAGCTCGCCGTCGCGCTGGCCGCCCTCGGGGACGCCGACGGCGGGAGGTCGCCCGCCCGGACCGCCCGCCTGGGCCTGCACGGCAACGGCAAGACGCGCGCGGAGATCGCCGTCGCCCTGCACCACAGGCTCGGCCACCTCGTCCTGGACTCCGTCGAGGAGATCGCCCTGGCCGCCGACGTCGTCCGCGACCTGCGCGAGGTCGGCGTCTACGGGCCCGAGGAGTGCGGCTCGGTCATGCTGCGCCTGACCACCGGCGTCCACGCCGGCGGGCACGAGCACATCTCCACCGGCCACGAGGACCAGAAGTTCGGCATCTCGGTGGCCACCGGCGCCGCCTACGAGGCCTGCCTGGCCGTCGAGGCCGCCCCCGAGCTGACGCTGCGCGGCCTGCACTCCCACATCGGCTCCCAGATCCTCGACCTCGCCGGCTTCCGCGAGGCCGCCGGCGTCGTCATGCGCCTGCGCCACGAGGTCGCGGCCGCCACCGGGCGCCTGTGCCCCGAGATCGACCTGGGCGGCGGCTACGGCATCGCCTACACCGGCGCCGACCCCGTCGCGCCGAGCGCCGCCGATGTCGCCCGGGTCCTGGCGCAGACCGTCCGCTTCGCCTGCGCCGAGCTCGGCGACGACGCGCCGCGGGTGTCGATCGAGCCGGGCCGCGCCATTATCGGCCCGACGACGGTCACCCTCTACACCGTCACGGGCCTGAAGACCGTGGAGCTGGGCGAGGGCGTCGCCCGCCTGTACGTCAGCGTCGACGGCGGCATGAGCGACAACATCCGCCCCGCCCTCTACGGCGCCGCCTACACCGCCCTCCTGGCCAACCGCAGGCCCGACGCCGACGTCGGGCTCGTGCGCGCCCGCGTCGTGGGCAAGCACTGCGAGAGCGGGGACATCGTCGTGCACGACGTCGACCTGCCCGCCGACCTCTGCGTCGGCGACGTGCTGGCCGTGCCCGCCACCGGCGCCTACGGGCGGAGCATGGCGTCCAACTACAACCTCTTCCCCCGCCCCGGTGTGGCCTGGGTCGACGGCGCGAGGCAGGGGTGGGTCCTGCGCCCGGAGAGCGTGGAGGACCTGCTGCGCCTGGAGGGGCAGTAG